The following are from one region of the Aspergillus chevalieri M1 DNA, chromosome 1, nearly complete sequence genome:
- a CDS encoding CTD-interacting domain-containing protein (COG:A;~EggNog:ENOG410PF96;~InterPro:IPR006569,IPR008942;~PFAM:PF04818) yields MAYTDDAVKAKLSALNETQEGIVTVAQWVLFHRRHAERTAQLWLQKLRDSPAPKRLNLIYLANEVAQQSKARKKEDFLIAFSPVIAEATAVAYKGASNEIQQKIRRVVEVWRQRSIFELPIQEAVEARVDEIDRSRSTGKKPLLGGSLFSSSSGSTPSELQPLVPLQVALSKATMASGAASTANAEYEKMQDPNIPLPTPPVHAARLSQLLKTLANAESSVSEIIKSRHALIDGLEKLLETNRSALSKEQSLATQLSERRVDTETKKRDVEDGIMKGLSVENMPAAHPTGNAEGEPIARPQIEALTPPPVESITPIGSPKVEPQENDPSTAPLPFVLPTVEPQQGSMPLPGTGLPGISTSLGQHQFDGSPNGTNAKKRKVDHGEEDYAQFAGGDLDADVAQLLEQEGNAQT; encoded by the exons ATGGCATATACGGATGATGCCGTTAAGGCAAAGCTCTCCGCTCTCAATGAGACGCAGGAGGGTATTGTCACTGTCGCGCAATGGGTCTTGTTCCACAG ACGGCATGCAGAGCGAACTGCGCAACTTTGGCTACAAAAGCTTCGCGATTCCCCGGCCCCCAAGCGACTGAACTTGATATACCTGGCGAACG AGGTGGCGCAACAGTCGAAAGCTCGGAAAAAAGAGGATTTCCTTATCGCATTCTCTCCG GTCATTGCCGAAGCCACGGCCGTCGCATACAAAGGAGCGTCAAATGAGATCCAACAGAAAATTAGACGGGTGGTAGAAGTGTGGCGGCAACGTTCGATCTTTGAGCTCCCAATCCAGGAAGCTGTAGAGGCTCGTGTGGATG AAATCGATCGATCACGTTCTACTGGAAAGAAACCCTTACTTGGTGGATCACTGTTCTCGAGCTCTTCCGGATCCACGCCGTCTGAACTACAACCTTTGGTTCCTTTGCAAGTGGCACTGTCCAAGGCTACGATGGCTTCTGGTGCCGCTTCGACAGCCAATGCAGAGTATGAAAAGATGCAAGACCCGAACATACCACTGCCTACACCTCCTGTGCACGCTGCACGTCTGAGCCAATTGTTGAAGACACTTGCGAATGCCGAAAGCTCCGTATCCGAGATCATCAAGTCGCGGCATGCATTAATTGATGGTCTTGAGAAGCTCCTGGAGACCAACCGATCGGCACTCTCGAAAGAACAGTCTCTGGCTACGCAGTTGTCGGAGCGAAGGGTGGACACCGAAACAAAGAAACGTGACGTCGAAGATGGAATCATGAAAGGACTTTCCGTTGAAAACATGCCGGCTGCCCATCCTACCGGCAATGCTGAAGGGGAACCGATTGCTCGCCCGCAAATTGAAGCGCTCACACCTCCGCCTGTGGAATCTATTACGCCCATTGGATCTCCGAAGGTTGAACCGCAAGAAAACGATCCTTCCACCGCACCGTTACCGTTTGTACTGCCCACTGTTGAACCTCAGCAGGGTAGCATGCCGCTTCCTGGTACAGGGCTCCCTGGTATCTCTACTTCTCTTGGCCAGCACCAATTTGATGGCAGTCCGAATGGCACTAATGCCAAAAAGCGGAAAGTCGACCATGGCGAGGAAGATTATGCCCAGTTCGCGGGCGGTGATCTAGACGCCGATGTTGCTCAATTGCTTGAACAAGAGGGTAATGCTCAGACTTAG
- the CAM1 gene encoding calmodulin (COG:T;~EggNog:ENOG410PK2F;~InterPro:IPR011992,IPR039030,IPR002048,IPR018247;~PFAM:PF00036,PF13499,PF13405,PF14658,PF13202, PF13833;~go_function: GO:0005509 - calcium ion binding [Evidence IEA];~go_process: GO:0019722 - calcium-mediated signaling [Evidence IEA]), with protein MADSLTEEQVSEYKEAFSLFDKDGDGQITTKELGTVMRSLGQNPSESELQDMINEVDADNNGTIDFPEFLTMMARKMKDTDSEEEIREAFKVFDRDNNGFISAAELRHVMTSIGEKLTDDEVDEMIREADQDGDGRIDCM; from the exons ATG GCTGACTCGTTGACCGAGGAGCAAGTCTCCGAGTACAAGGAGGCGTTCTCCCTCTTC GACAAGGATGGCGATG GCCAGATCACCACCAAGGAGCTGGGTACCGTTATGCGCTCGCTGGGCCAGAACCCCTCCGAGTCGGAGTTGCAGGACATGATCAACGAGGTTGACGCTGACAACAACGGCACCATTGATTTCCCTG AATTCCTTACCATGATGGCACGGAAGATGAAGGACACCGATTCCGAGGAAGAGATCCGGGAAGCTTTCAAGGTCTTCGATCGCGACAACAACGGTTTCATTTCCGCTGCGGAGCTGCGCCACGTTATGACCTCCATTGGCGAGAAGCTTACCGATGACGAAGTTGACGAGATGATTCGTGAGGCTGACCAGGACGGTGATGGCCGTATTGACTGTATGTGA
- a CDS encoding t-SNARE syntaxin TLG2 (COG:U;~EggNog:ENOG410PGG1;~InterPro:IPR010989,IPR000727,IPR006012,IPR028673;~PFAM:PF05739;~TransMembrane:1 (i309-326o);~go_component: GO:0016020 - membrane [Evidence IEA];~go_component: GO:0031201 - SNARE complex [Evidence IEA];~go_function: GO:0005484 - SNAP receptor activity [Evidence IEA];~go_process: GO:0006886 - intracellular protein transport [Evidence IEA];~go_process: GO:0016192 - vesicle-mediated transport [Evidence IEA]), translated as MWRDRTNLYISYRQSFAHHPAKKPRNAFPDPSTEPEESRRLISSTEDDGDAIIEMDILPPRWVDVQDEVTEQLADIAQQSSQLDKLHQKHLLPSFGDEDVRRQEEGAIERLTQDITRGFHECQKAVQRIEVMVREAKMQGRVSAGDETMAKNIQISLAARVQDASARFRKKQSTYLKKLRGLEGVASPFDRTPTPTQMQNPYTDPSLMESDADKSFSQTTLMQTQQRQRRTGQNDAAIEQREREINDIAKGIIELSDIFRELQTMIIDQGTMLDRIDYNVERMGTEVKAADKELNVATNYQRRTTKRKILLLLIIIVAGLIIVLLVKPKNHSSPAPAPPPPPSSNNMLFPRRTDEMIYRRRKRYSNLARMTRDRILIDPDRLR; from the exons ATGTGGCGGGACCGCACGAACCT GTACATCTCCTACCGACAATCATTCGCCCACCACCCAGCCAAAAAGCCTCGCAACGCCTTCCCCGACCCCTCCACCGAACCAGAAGAAAGCCGCCGCCTAATCTCCTCCACCGAAGATGATGGCGACGCAATCATCGAAATGGACATCCTGCCCCCCCGCTGGGTCGACGTGCAGGACGAGGTAACCGAGCAACTAGCCGACATCGCGCAGCAGTCGTCACAGCTGGACAAGTTACACCAGAAACACTTGCTTCCGAGTTttggggatgaggatgtgcgGAGGCAGGAGGAGGGCGCGATTGAGCGGTTGACGCAGGATATCACGCGCGGGTTCCATGAGTGTCAGAAGGCTGTTCAGAGGATTGAGGTTATGGTGCGGGAGGCCAAGATGCAGGGGAGGGTTAGTGCGGGGGATGAGACTATGGCAAAGAATATTCAGATTTCGCTGGCGGCTAGGGTGCAAGATGCTAGTGCAAGGTTTaggaagaagcagagcacTTATCTGAAGA AACTACGAGGCCTAGAAGGCGTAGCCTCCCCCTTCGACCGCACCCCAACACCCACGCAAATGCAGAACCCATACACAGACCCCTCCCTAATGGAATCCGACGCCGACAAGTCCTTCTCCCAAACGACTCTCATGCAAACCCAACAACGACAACGGCGCACCGGCCAGAATGACGCGGCGATCGAGCAACGAGAACGCGAAATCAACGATATCGCAAAGGGCATCATCGAGCTATCAGATATCTTCCGCGAACTGCAGACTATGATCATCGACCAGGGGACTATGCTTGATCGGATAGACTATAATGTGgaacgaatggggactgagGTTAAGGCAGCGGATAAGGAACTCAATGTG GCTACTAATTACCAACGACGCACGACTAAACGAAaaatccttctccttctcatcatAATCGTCGCGGGATTGATCATTGTCCTGCTCGTCAAACCGAAAAACCATAGCTCCCCTGCACCTGCTCCTCCCCCGCCACCGTCCTCGAACAACATGCTATTCCCACGTCGAACAGATGAAATGATCTATCGTCGTAGAAAACGGTATTCGAACCTGGCGCGAATGACAAGGGATAGGATATTGATTGATCCAGATAGACTTCGATAG
- a CDS encoding clathrin light chain CLC1 (BUSCO:EOG09264XOC;~COG:U;~EggNog:ENOG410PN4N;~InterPro:IPR000996;~PFAM:PF01086;~go_component: GO:0030130 - clathrin coat of trans-Golgi network vesicle [Evidence IEA];~go_component: GO:0030132 - clathrin coat of coated pit [Evidence IEA];~go_function: GO:0005198 - structural molecule activity [Evidence IEA];~go_process: GO:0006886 - intracellular protein transport [Evidence IEA];~go_process: GO:0016192 - vesicle-mediated transport [Evidence IEA]), translating into MADRFPSLDEFSAGQTEPVETNGADADDFLARERAVLGEDAEQFATAQDHVAEGQDAGDDLLGESAPAASAAPEEISGFESSFPAIETQNEQVAPGGTITGTGAPFPPTGYSSYQAPEEEAEPIKEWRERRDADVARRAEVSNEKKEANVKKAREDIDDFYVSYNNKADKLRAQTRADAEQFLANREDTSAGGTSWERIAKLVDVSGKGTRGGASGSGKERFRELLLDLRKDQNAPGVSGV; encoded by the exons ATGGCGGACCGTTTCCCTTCCCTCGATGAGTTCTCTGCTG GCCAGACTGAACCCGTCGAGACCAACGGAGCTGACGCCGATGATTTCCTTGCCCGTGAACGCGCTGTACTCGGAGAAGACGCAGAGCAATTTGCTACTGCTCAAGACCACGTTGCTGAAGGACAGGATGCTGGTGACGACTTGCTGGGCGAGTCCGCCCCAGCCGCTAGCGCTGCCCCGGAGGAGATCTCAGGATTCGAGTCGTCTTTCCCCGCCATAGAGACACAGAACGAG CAAGTTGCACCTGGTGGTACTATCACCGGAACCGGTGCGCCTTTTCCGCCAACTGGCTATTCCAGCTATCAAGCTCCGGAGGAGGAGGCCGAGCCCATCAA AGAGTGGCGTGAGAGACGAGACGCAGACGTTGCCCGCCGTGCCGAGGTTTCgaacgagaagaaggaagcgAACGTCAAGAAGGCCCGTGAAGACATCGACGATTTCTACGTTTCGTACAACAACAAGGCCGACAAGCTCCGCGCCCAAACCCGCGCTGACGCCGAACAATTCCTCGCCAACCGTGAGGACACCTCCGCAGGCGGCACCAGCTGGGAGCGTATTGCCAAGTTGGTCGATGTTTCCGGCAAAGGCACTAGGGGTGGTGCTAGTGGCTCTGGCAAGGAGCGGTTCCGTGAACTGCTGCTTGATCTGAGAAAGGACCAGAATGCGCCGGGTGTCAGTGGAGTTTAG
- a CDS encoding glycoside hydrolase family 47 protein (CAZy:GH47;~COG:G;~EggNog:ENOG410PG1N;~InterPro:IPR036026,IPR012341,IPR001382;~PFAM:PF01532;~TransMembrane:1 (i7-26o);~go_component: GO:0016020 - membrane [Evidence IEA];~go_function: GO:0004571 - mannosyl-oligosaccharide 1,2-alpha-mannosidase activity [Evidence IEA];~go_function: GO:0005509 - calcium ion binding [Evidence IEA];~go_process: GO:0005975 - carbohydrate metabolic process [Evidence IEA]) → MLFVRKSYLVTTVILIFVVYTLFSSLPPSADIFNLDENDNWEYVQSTTNSGRIRWTKYPEKHPVTDFIPYPKNPPSPIPKIQYDFPEESWWARRQRLNRQKAVKEAFEHAWKGYKRHAWLRDELSPLSGGHRTSFAGWAATLVDSLDSLIILGLDDEFEEALDALDRIDFYTTDLTQINVFETNIRYLGGFLGAYDLTDGAHPLLLRKAVEVADMLYGAFDTSNRMPQSRWQWTRSAQGLGIQPSRNTIMAELGSLNLEFTRLTQLTGDPKYFDAIQRIADRMEEAQNHTRVPGLWPIMVDAEELAFNDPRYTVGGMADSTYEYLPKEHILLGARTDQYRNMYSTAMKAIKRRLLFRANTQTGEQILFAGDTRAGYSDGVIEFQAEHLKCYLGGTVGIGAKVFDRPEELSIARGLVDGCIWAYDVMPTGIMPETLYVSSCETIEECDWDERKWYRDVRQRLLRGGRTTDEDNTKETRSLIESHGLQPGVTDVTDAQYKLRPEAIESVFIMYRITGDKSLQDAAWRMFSSIEKLSRTKLGHAVINDVRDKHSDQSDFMESFWLAETLKYFYLIFSEPDHVSLDEYVLNTEAHPFKRPS, encoded by the exons ATGCTCTTCGTGCGGAAGAGCTACCTGGTCACCAccgtcatcctcatcttcgtcgtctaCACCCTCTTCTCCAGTCTCCCTCCCAGTGCGGACATCTTCAACCTCGACGAGAACGACAACTGGGAATATGTCCAGTCCACCACAAATTCCGGCCGAATTCGCTGGACCAAATACCCCGAGAAACACCCCGTCACCGACTTCATTCCCTACCCTAAGAATCCCCCTTCCCCGATCCCGAAAATCCAGTACGACTTCCCCGAAGAATCATGGTGGGCTCGTCGACAGCGATTGAACCGTCAGAAGGCAGTCAAGGAAGCTTTCGAGCATGCTTGGAAGGGGTATAAACGCCATGCTTGGCTGCGTGATGAGTTGTCGCCTCTTAGCGGTGGTCATAGGACCTCGTTTGCCGGCTGGGCAGCTACTTTGGTCGACTCGCTCGATTCGCTGATTATCTTGGGTTTGGATGACGAGTTTGAAGAGGCGCTGGATGCTCTTGATCGGATTGATTTCTACACAACCGATTTGACTCAGATCAATGTGTTTGAGACCAACATTCGCTATCTCGGAGGCTTCTTGGGTGCGTATGACTTGACAGACGGTGCCCACCCCTTGCTGCTCAGGAAAGCGGTGGAGGTGGCCGATATGCTGTATGGAGCTTTTGACACGAGCAACCGAATGCCGCAATCTCGGTGGCAATGGACCAG ATCCGCGCAAGGTCTGGGAATCCAACCCAGCAGGAACACCATCATGGCCGAATTGGGCTCGTTGAACCTCGAATTCACTCGACTGACCCAATTGACCGGCGACCCTAAATACTTTGACGCCATTCAGCGGATCGCGGACCGCATGGAAGAAGCGCAGAATCATACTCGGGTACCAGGCTTGTGGCCAATCATGGTGGACGCGGAGGAATTGGCATTCAATGATCCCCGGTACACTGTGGGTGGAATGGCAGACTCCACCTATGAATATCTTCCTAAAGAACACATTCTACTTGGGGCTCGCACAGACCAGTACCGCAACATGTACTCGACGGCTATGAAGGCTATCAAGAGGCGTCTGCTCTTCCGTGCGAACACCCAGACCGGTGAGCAGATTTTGTTTGCAGGTGATACCCGTGCGGGATACAGTGACGGAGTGATCGAGTTCCAGGCGGAACATCTCAAGTGCTACTTGGGTGGCACAGTCGGTATTGGCGCTAAGGTCTTTGATCGGCCCGAGGAGCTTTCCATTGCCCGTGGCTTGGTCGACGGTTGTATCTGGGCTTACGATGTCATGCCTACTGGTATCATGCCAGAGACACTCTATGTCAGTTCGTGTGAAACGATTGAAGAGTGCGACTGGGATGAGAGGAAGTGGTACCGCGATGTCCGTCAACGTCTCTTGCGAGGTGGCCGTACTACGGATGAAGACAACACGAAAGAAACCAGGTCTCTTATCGAAAGCCATGGACTCCAACCAGGTGTGACGGACGTTACCGACGCGCAGTACAAGCTAAG ACCAGAAGCCATCGAATCCGTCTTCATCATGTACCGCATAACAGGCGACAAATCCTTGCAAGACGCCGCCTGGCGCATGTTCTCCAGCATTGAGAAGCTCTCCCGCACCAAACTCGGCCACGCAGTCATCAACGACGTCCGGGACAAACATTCCGACCAGTCGGACTTCATGGAGAGTTTCTGGCTTGCAGAAACGTTGAAATACTTCTATCTTATTTTCTCAGAACCGGATCATGTTAGTTTGGATGAGTATGTTTTGAATACTGAGGCGCATCCGTTTAAGCGGCCGTCATAG
- a CDS encoding uncharacterized protein (COG:S;~EggNog:ENOG410PWNC;~InterPro:IPR013921;~PFAM:PF08612;~go_component: GO:0016592 - mediator complex [Evidence IEA];~go_function: GO:0003712 - transcription coregulator activity [Evidence IEA];~go_process: GO:0006357 - regulation of transcription by RNA polymerase II [Evidence IEA]) has protein sequence MPITGVFFIPSNPNSSTILSTISERLHTVLSDEPIPVGRWALEHKLMRDTPSCLPASASQRPAQPRWMQFLSLSYYPFHGFVYASEADKSQFGHAAQVQPQPQAPGQPQLQPQAQAPGTASVQPQPQQIQSTSGTDTSTNSGMIMTTIPLPSSATLFQHFVYACQPFWCHRHTHAVPGGMVYDIGDFRVRIGDVRQTQPVARVRGTVVEVEWRGPSLFDSLVLNHSVAETQGGDGEDDDSGIDVGLGSIEEEDVDAEFAATAGLIREFWGRLGVEGAREAILVPDVGKEVKERLRRLKAQLQEGKKDVGGRGDGEGNGQLLDEDPDPQAGVDIARQFMEIFRFSR, from the exons ATGCCCATCACAGG cgtcttcttcatccccTCAAACCCCAACTCCTCCACCATCCTCTCTACAATCTCAGAACGTCTGCACACCGTCCTCTCCGATGAACCCATCCCCGTAGGCCGCTGGGCACTCGAGCACAAACTCATGCGCGACACACCATCTTGTCTACCAGCATCTGCATCTCAGCGACCCGCGCAGCCGCGATGGATGCAGTTTCTGTCGTTGTCGTATTATCCGTTTCATGGGTTTGTCTATGCGTCGGAGGCGGATAAGTCCCAATTCGGCCATGCGGCACAGGTACAACCACAGCCACAAGCACCGGGACAACCGCAACTGCAACCGCAAGCACAAGCACCAGGGACCGCATCAGTACAACCCCAACCACAACAAATCCAATCAACCTCAGGTACAGACACGAGTACAAACAGCGGAATGATAATGACAACAAtccccctcccctcctctGCAACCCTCTTCCAACACTTTGTCTACGCCTGCCAACCCTTCTGGTGCCACCGGCACACCCACGCCGTCCCTGGCGGCATGGTCTACGACATCGGTGACTTCCGCGTGCGCATTGGCGACGTGCGCCAGACGCAGCCCGTCGCGAGAGTTCGGGGGACtgttgttgaggttgagTGGAGGGGTCCTTCGTTGTTTGATTCGTTGGTGCTGAATCATTCTGTGGCTGAAACGCAGGGTGGAGATGGGGAAGATGATGATTCTGGAATCGATGTGGGACTGGGGTCgattgaggaggaggatgttgatgctGAGTTTGCGGCGACGGCGGGGTTGATTAGGGAGTTTTGGGGGAGGTTGGGGGTTGAGGGGGCTAGGGAGGCGATTTTGGTGCCGGATGTTGGGAAAGAGGTTAAGGAgagattgaggaggttgaaggCTCAGTTGCAGGAGGGTAAGAAGGATGTCGGTGGTCGTGGGGATGGGGAGGGTAATGGACAGTTGTTGGATGAGGATCCTGATCCGCAGGCTGGTGTGGATATTGCGAGGCAGTTTATGGAGATCTTCAGGTTTAGTCGGTGA
- the CDC37 gene encoding Hsp90 co-chaperone CDC37 (BUSCO:EOG09262SMG;~COG:D;~EggNog:ENOG410PJFB;~InterPro:IPR004918,IPR013874,IPR013873,IPR013855, IPR038189;~PFAM:PF08564,PF03234,PF08565;~go_function: GO:0019901 - protein kinase binding [Evidence IEA]) — MVLDYSKWDALELSDDSDIEVHPNVDKRSFIRAKQNQIHQQREQRRYEIRTLKYERIINDGLLSRIDKLLQTLKQHESSSGNPEELVFQVIMESAGNPAEDQPPAPPEGVHTHEKEQPKYSAMMGALVDQVKKEIGEVKSEELFQAYTKGVQGHKDKVQGLQKELLQRLAQLEKEEGSKITSEGLHDGFNTSHVAKATDKGKASPGGQTSSVELLNPGAAPQQASSSAETDDDDPENARPSDLAKTFAKISQNDYRAQLQFIGDHPEIVAEKETDGLLVEAFNSQMEGKDDYARRCVHHGLLLQYCRSLGRDGVSLFFKRITTENHQASTLFRNDVNETYSKIKIRATELAKNASASNDPAGVEQIQLHAVDPNTKITINIPPEGSEDPEIVQARKIFESFSADLRNALASESLDEVNKVLGKMPVAEAEDVVEKLGEGGLLSLEEGIVDATTEEGKKKLEEIEAEGKREKAEEVGEPGEGVVTELD, encoded by the exons ATGGTCCTAGATTACAGCAAGTGGGATGCCCTAGAGCTGTCCGATGACTCGGATATCGAGGTTCATCCCAATGTCGACAAGCGTTCGTTTATTCGCGCGAAGCAGAACCAGATTCACCAGCAGCGAGAGCAGCGCCGCTACGAAATTCGAACTCTGAAATACGAGCGCATTATCAATGACGGACTCCTCTCGCGCATCGATAAGCTACTCCAAACCTTGAAGCAACATGAAAGCTCATCGGGCAACCCCGAAGAATTAGTGTTCCAGGTTATCATGGAATCTGCAGGAAACCCAGCGGAGGACCAGCCCCCTGCACCTCCAGAGGGTGTCCACACGCACGAGAAGGAGCAACCCAAGTATTCGGCTATGATGGGTGCTCTCGTCGACCAAGTTAAGAAGGAGATTGGTGAGGTCAAGTCGGAGGAGCTTTTCCAGGCGTACACCAAGGGTGTGCAGGGACATAAGGACAAGGTACAAGGGCTGCAGAAGGAGCTGCTGCAGCGGCTGGCTcagttggagaaggaggagggtAGCAAGATTACGAGTGAGGGCTTGCATGATGGATTCAATACCTCTCACGTTGCGAAGGCCACCGATAAGGGCAAGGCCTCCCCTGGAGGGCAGACTAGCTCTGTTGAGCTGTTGAACCCTGGCGCGGCGCCCCAGCAAGCTTCGTCGTCGGCTGAgactgatgatgatgacccaGAGAACGCCAGACCCAGTGATTTGGCAAAGACATTTGCGAAGATCAGTCAAAATGACTACCGAGCTCAGCTTCAATTCATCGGCGATCACCCCGAGATTGTCGCTGAGAAGGAGACGGACGGTCTTCTGGTGGAGGCATTCAACAGTCAGATGGAAGGCAAGGACGACTATGCTCGTCGGTGTGTCCACCATGGTTTACTGTTACAGTACTGCCGTTCCCTCGGTCGGGATGGCGTTTCCCTGTTCTTCAAGCG TATCACGACCGAAAACCACCAAGCATCAACCCTCTTCCGCAACGACGTCAACGAAACCTATAGCAAAATTAAAATCCGCGCCACGGAACTCGCCAAAaacgcctccgcctccaacgACCCGGCAGGTGTCGAGCAAATCCAACTGCACGCCGTCGACCCCAACACCAAGATCACCATCAACATCCCCCCTGAGGGCAGCGAGGATCCGGAAATTGTTCAAGCCCGCAAGATCTTTGAGTCCTTCTCCGCAGATCTGCGCAACGCATTAGCGTCTGAGTCTCTTGACGAGGTTAACAAGGTTCTGGGTAAGATGCCTGTTGCGGAGGCGGAAGATGTTGTGGAAAAGCTTGGAGAGGGTGGCCTGCTTAGTCTCGAGGAGGGAATTGTTGATGCTACTacggaagaaggaaagaagaagttgGAGGAGATCGAAGCTGAGGGCAAGCGGGAGAAGGCTGAGGAGGTTGGGGAGCCGGGGGAGGGAGTGGTAACTGAATTGGACTAG